In Quercus robur chromosome 11, dhQueRobu3.1, whole genome shotgun sequence, the following proteins share a genomic window:
- the LOC126706154 gene encoding F-box protein CPR1-like isoform X2 produces the protein MSDNLSTLDSLPDVILTNVFLRLPIKSIVTCTAVCKTWRSFIQNPTFISDHLHHSSNNKHPLLLFRLCPLEPDEANEKEQYVLHFDNQDFNEYTRFVDFHLHDPGYAEIYHVVGTCNGLIVLADALDGYENHFFLWNPCVRKFVKLPIPDITCPWYSVGFGFDSEANDYKVVRFGTPEEEGQEGKSPPEVEVYSLSTGNWRMVTALPPIDTINREGVAFVNGALHWVALRKTGNEFLNFVIVFDLGEEVFREIALPKLSDKNGDEDQVSVSISAYGNSLALFQRESDCLSIWVMEHYADASSWTKIVSFADSRCKPKGFRKSGEVILEMDGGYLETRDLKTKEVKNLGIRGREYADNFVDSYVESLVLL, from the coding sequence ATGTCAGACAATTTATCTACGTTGGACTCTCTACCTGATGTAATCCTGACCAATGTTTTCCTTCGCCTACCTATAAAATCCATAGTAACATGCACAGCAGTCTGCAAAACATGGAGATCTTTCATCCAAAATCCAACCTTCATTTCCGACCATCTTCACCACTCCTCCAACAACAAACACCCCCTACTCCTCTTCAGGCTCTGCCCTTTGGAGCCCGACGAAGCAAATGAAAAAGAACAATACGTTTTGCATTTTGACAACCAAGATTTCAATGAGTACACCAGGTTTGTTGACTTCCATCTTCATGATCCAGGCTATGCTGAAATATATCATGTAGTGGGTACTTGTAATGGCCTCATCGTCCTTGCTGATGCTTTAGATGGGTACGAGAATCATTTCTTTCTCTGGAACCCTTGTGTTAGAAAGTTTGTCAAACTTCCTATACCCGATATTACCTGCCCTTGGTACTctgttgggtttggatttgattCCGAAGCCAATGACTATAAGGTGGTGAGGTTTGGGACTCCTGAAGAAGAAGGCCAAGAGGGTAAGTCTCCACCGGAGGTGGAGGTTTACTCACTCTCCACTGGAAACTGGAGAATGGTTACTGCTTTGCCTCCTATAGATACTATAAATCGTGAGGGGGTGGCTTTTGTCAATGGGGCTCTGCATTGGGTTGCTTTGAGGAAGACTGGGAAcgaatttcttaattttgttatagtgtttgATTTGGGGGAAGAGGTCTTCCGTGAGATAGCGCTGCCAAAACTTTCAGATAAAAATGGAGATGAGGATCAGGTGAGCGTATCTATTTCAGCGTACGGGAATTCCCTTGCCCTGTTTCAACGGGAGTCTGACTGTCTCAGTATATGGGTGATGGAACACTATGCGGATGCGTCATCATGGACCAAAATTGTAAGTTTTGCTGATTCTCGTTGTAAACCTAAGGGTTTTAGGAAGAGTGGTGAGGTTATTCTGGAAATGGATGGAGGATACCTTGAGACAAGAGACCTTAAGACCAAAGAGGTTAAAAATCTTGGAATTCGTGGACGTGAATATGCAGATAATTTTGTTGATTCTTATGTTGAGAGCCTAGTTTTACTTTGA